One part of the Patescibacteria group bacterium genome encodes these proteins:
- a CDS encoding class I SAM-dependent methyltransferase: MLESKGEGGQQFKAPEEEGKKESSFFDAPMDEKVGALKTTYLKDLAELVTGEAVPELTKEEDPNAYEIDHHYAKDEIIAEYFSRLMKDKVVLDLGCGVQTTGYKIANFSHAKEYIGVEKHFGKSAFEKTAETAAGESTPFQIVQQDMVEYVQDQSHSADVIFLVGVDLIIIPENEWERLLQGIHQTLTEDGRLLIGGGMGKPWQTIEKYFVQDASLDEVKAKPEYMLTWIPSVWKKRMHSQ; the protein is encoded by the coding sequence ATGTTAGAAAGCAAAGGAGAAGGTGGCCAACAATTCAAAGCACCCGAGGAGGAAGGAAAAAAAGAGAGTAGTTTTTTTGATGCGCCAATGGATGAAAAAGTTGGTGCACTGAAGACCACGTACCTGAAGGATTTGGCTGAGCTTGTTACTGGTGAAGCAGTGCCAGAATTAACAAAAGAAGAGGATCCGAATGCATATGAAATCGATCATCATTACGCAAAGGATGAAATAATCGCCGAGTACTTTTCCAGACTCATGAAAGACAAGGTGGTTTTGGATCTTGGATGCGGAGTCCAGACTACTGGGTACAAGATCGCAAATTTTTCACATGCTAAAGAATACATTGGCGTGGAGAAGCATTTTGGGAAAAGCGCGTTTGAAAAAACAGCAGAAACTGCAGCTGGTGAATCAACGCCATTTCAGATTGTACAACAAGACATGGTTGAGTATGTTCAAGATCAGTCGCACTCGGCAGATGTCATCTTTTTAGTGGGTGTTGACCTCATTATTATTCCTGAAAACGAGTGGGAAAGACTTTTGCAAGGAATCCATCAAACTCTAACTGAGGATGGGCGTCTGCTCATCGGGGGTGGGATGGGGAAACCATGGCAGACAATTGAGAAATACTTTGTTCAGGACGCTTCGCTGGATGAGGTAAAAGCAAAACCAGAGTACATGCTTACTTGGATTCCATCAGTATGGAAAAAGAGGATGCACAGCCAGTAG